From a region of the Xyrauchen texanus isolate HMW12.3.18 chromosome 47, RBS_HiC_50CHRs, whole genome shotgun sequence genome:
- the pthlha gene encoding parathyroid hormone-like hormone a isoform X2 — translation MQKRSVTHAQLMHDKGRTLQDIKRRIWLQELLHEVHTAEIREAVQRGAVGSSGGGGGSFTVAAPMGVGMGVAMGTDIVHPKPAGGMKNLPISFRLEDEEGTNLPQETNKSQTYKESTLKDIGKRKKKGRAGKRREGEKRKRRARSLGRSPLEELGSGFHLEWRPYLGQRVALH, via the exons ATGCA GAAGCGCTCGGTGACGCATGCGCAGCTGATGCACGATAAAGGACGGACGCTACAGGATATTAAGAGGCGCATATGGCTGCAGGAACTCTTGCATGAAGTGCACACAGCGGAGATCCGTGAAGCGGTGCAGCGCGGCGCCGTCGGCAGCAGCGGCGGGGGAGGGGGCAGTTTTACTGTTGCTGCGCCGATGGGCGTGGGCATGGGGGTTGCCATGGGAACGGACATCGTCCACCCGAAACCCGCAGGTGGCATGAAGAATCTGCCGATCAGCTTCCGGCTTGAGGACGAGGAGGGTACGAACCTCCCGCAGGAAACCAACAAGTCGCAAACGTACAAAGAGAGCACGCTGAAGGACATCGGCAAACGGAAGAAAAAAGGCCGCGCGGGAAAGAGGCGGGAGGgggagaagaggaagaggagggctCGTTCGCTAGGCCGATCGCCGCTAGAAGAGCTCGGGAGCGGCTTCCACCTGGAGTGGCGGCCATACTTGGGCCAGCGTGTGGCGCTGCACTAA
- the pthlha gene encoding parathyroid hormone-like hormone a isoform X1 produces the protein MRMLCSGRVLQQWFFALFLLCSPVPHHGRPVDALSSRMKRSVTHAQLMHDKGRTLQDIKRRIWLQELLHEVHTAEIREAVQRGAVGSSGGGGGSFTVAAPMGVGMGVAMGTDIVHPKPAGGMKNLPISFRLEDEEGTNLPQETNKSQTYKESTLKDIGKRKKKGRAGKRREGEKRKRRARSLGRSPLEELGSGFHLEWRPYLGQRVALH, from the exons ATGAGGATGTTGTGTTCTGGAAGGGTTCTCCAGCAGTGGTTCTTCGCTCTGTTTTTACTGTGTTCTCCTGTTCCGCACCACGGCCGGCCCGTCGATGCCCTCAGCAGCCGAAT GAAGCGCTCGGTGACGCATGCGCAGCTGATGCACGATAAAGGACGGACGCTACAGGATATTAAGAGGCGCATATGGCTGCAGGAACTCTTGCATGAAGTGCACACAGCGGAGATCCGTGAAGCGGTGCAGCGCGGCGCCGTCGGCAGCAGCGGCGGGGGAGGGGGCAGTTTTACTGTTGCTGCGCCGATGGGCGTGGGCATGGGGGTTGCCATGGGAACGGACATCGTCCACCCGAAACCCGCAGGTGGCATGAAGAATCTGCCGATCAGCTTCCGGCTTGAGGACGAGGAGGGTACGAACCTCCCGCAGGAAACCAACAAGTCGCAAACGTACAAAGAGAGCACGCTGAAGGACATCGGCAAACGGAAGAAAAAAGGCCGCGCGGGAAAGAGGCGGGAGGgggagaagaggaagaggagggctCGTTCGCTAGGCCGATCGCCGCTAGAAGAGCTCGGGAGCGGCTTCCACCTGGAGTGGCGGCCATACTTGGGCCAGCGTGTGGCGCTGCACTAA